The Thermomicrobiales bacterium genome contains the following window.
AATCCCTCGGAGGCCAGTGCTGCGCTGGCGCCTGCCGAGCTCGTGCCTTGCCCGATGGCAGCCCAATGGTAGTTCGCGTCGATGGTGCTCATCAGTTGCAGGGTGTCAGCATAGCGGTCGCTACTGCCGAGAACGACAGTGATGATCCGGTTGTCGCCCCGCCAAAAGCCCGCGACCAGACATTGGCCGGCCACCTCCTCGGTGCCCGTCTTGACACCGAACACGTCGTCACGCCCGATGAGCTGATTGGAGCTGTGAACCTCCCACGAACGCGCATTCGGCCCGCCCGCGACGAGTGTCGCCGATTCCGACGCGACGATCCGTGACAGCAACCGATCACCCAACACCGCCTCGGTCGCTCTGACGAGATCCCGGGCCGATGCGTAGTTGTTGACGGGGTCATCCATTCCGACCGGATTTGAGAAGTGGGAGTGCGTCATGCCGTGCGACTGCGCGAATGCGTTCATCTCCGAGACAAACCTGCCGACCGGATCTGCTGATGCTGGATCGAGCTTCAATCCTCCTGCCCGAGCCAGTGCCAGCGCGGCGTCCCCTCCCGAGGGAAGCAGAAGCCCGAAGAGGAGGTCATGAACGGACACGATATCCCCCTCCATCAGGCCGGCGGTCGAATAGACTGTCGGATCGAGCAGATCGCTGCTCTGGATCGACACCTGGGTATCCGTCGGCAGAATCGCGCTGACGACGGCTGCCGTCACGATCTTCGCCGTGCTGGCCGGGGGGAGGCTGACATCCGCGTTGTGGGCGTAAAGCTCGATCCCCGTCGTCAGGTCGACTGCAATCGCGCCGGCCGCCGTAAGCCCGGCGTCGGCGACCAGCGCTGGCCGAACCGACTCGGCAGGCGAGACAGCAGCGACAGGCTGCCCGACCGTAGCGGTCGGAGCAAACAACATGACCACGACAAGAAACGCGATGATACGGCGAAATTGAGCCAAGCACTGATCCCGATCACCTGACGCGCGATTCGTCTGATCGCCAAGTATAGGAAACTGCCGTCGCCATGTTGCCCATGGCCGCCGATCGGGGGTACGCTTCGGCGCAGTCCAGCAGAGAGGGGATGTCTTCACCGCTATGACCGTGCCACCCGCCCAGCGCTCTCACATCCGCCCAGGGATCAGGAGCCTCAGCCCCTACGAACCGATCGAATCACCTCAGGACCTCGCCAAACGGCTCGGGATGCCGCTCGATCACATCGTCAAGCTTGATGCGAACGAGAACCCGTACGGCTGCTCATTACGCGTGCAGGAGGCGCTGGCGGAATTCGATCGCTACAACGTCTACCCCGACGCGCAGGCCCGCCGCACTCGCGAACGAGTCGCGACCTACGCAGGTGTCTCCGCCGACAATATCATCCTCAGCAACGGGTCGGATGAGCTGCTCGACATGATCCTGCTGACGACGCTGGAGGTCGGCGGCGAGGTAATCGTGCCAGAGCCGACGTATGGCCTGTATTGCGCTCGAGTCGAGCTTTTCGGCGGGCATATCGTCCAGGTTCCGCGGACAGAATCGTTCGACCTCGATATCGATGCGATACTGGCCGCAGTGTCCGACCGGACCAGCCTGATCGTGATCGCGAATCCGAATAACCCGACCGGCAATCTCGCTACGACGCAGCAGATCGTCCGGCTTCTCCACACCGGCGCGCTCGTCGTCGTTGATGAAGCGTACTTCGAGTTTTGCGGCAAGACGATCATGCCGTTGACCGGCGAGTTCGACAATCTGATTGTCCTGAGGACCTTCTCGACATGGGCCGGGTTGGCCGGGTTAAGGTTCGGCTATGGCGTCTTGCCGCAGCACATCAGCGAGCAGATCTGGAAGGTGCGGCTGCAGCACAACGTCAATATCGCCGCGCTCATCGCCGCTGAGGTGTCGCTCGATGATGTCGACTACCTCTACACAACGATCGAACGTATCCGCGCCGAACGAGGACGATTGATCCGCCAACTGCGTCGGCAAGACCTGCTAGCGCCGTGCCCAAGCCAGGCCAACTTCCTGCTGTGTCGCGTCACTCGGGGCGACGCGCACGACATCCATCTGCGGCTTGCTGACCGCGGGGTAATGATTCGGTCCTATCGCGACCCCGTGCTGAGTGGCTATCTGCGTATCAGCGTCGGCCGGCCAGACGACACTACTCGACTGATCACTGCGCTCAAGAACATCAGCACCCGCATCTGATCGGCACACCGATTCGCGCCGACGCTCAAGCCAACTGCGTCGAGCCACCATCTACGTCGAGCGCCGAACGCTGGAGCCCGACCAGCTTCTGAATCGCGACGCCGGCCACGTCGAGCATCTGATCGGTTTGAGCACGGGTGAACGGCCGTCCCTCGGCTGAGCCCTGAATCTCGATCAGCTCGCCGGCAGCGTTCATCACGACGTTACAGTCGACCGCCGCCCGAGCATCCTCGCCGTAGTCGAGATCCACACGGATGTCCCCGCCGACGATCCCGACGCTCACTGCCGCGATCGGCATCGTGATCGGACTCGCCTGAAGCTGTCGCGTCACGACCAGCCGTCGACAAGCCAGCGCCAGTGCCACGAACCCACCGGTAATCGCCGCCGTTCGAGTCCCACCGTCTGCCTGCTGGACGACACAATCGATCGTGATTGTTCGTTCGCCCAGTCGGCGCAGATCGACCCCTGCGCGGAGTGACCGCCCGATCAGCCGCGAGATCTCCTGGCTACGTCCTGAATTCAACGACCGGTCCCACGAGATCCGCGTTGTCGTCGAGCGGGGCAACATCGCGTATTCCGCGGTCACCCACCCCTGGCGCTTGCCCTCCAGGAAAGCCGGCACTCGATCCTCGATCGACGCGGTGCACCAGATCACCGTTTCGCCGAAGGAGATCGATGCCGAGCCCTCAGCATGCCGCGCAACACTGGCCTGTATCTGCACCGGTCGAAGCTCGTCATTGTCGCGTCCAACCCTCGGCCTGCCTGCGCTCATCGCTCCTGCTCCCGTCGTTCCTCGACCAGCGACAGGATGCTGGCCTTTCGTTGCGCCAGCCGCGCCTCGAAGCCACGATCTGTCGGGTGGTAGTATTCTCGTCCTGCCAGATTCTCCGGCAAGTGCCCCTGTGCCGAAACACCGGCTGCGAGATCGTGCGCGTACTCATACCCCTTGCCGTAGCCCAGACCCCGCATCAGACCGGTCACCGCGTTACGCAGGTGGAGTGGCACCGGGTCGTTCCGCGTCCCGGCGACATCCTCTCGCGCAGCTCCGTACGCGCGATACAGTGAATTGCTCTTCGGCGCCAGCGCGAGGTAGACGGTGACTTCAGCCAGGGCGAGCGCTCCTTCCGGCATGCCGATGAAGTGGACCGCCTGCTGGGCCGCCATTGCCAGCACGAGCGCCTGTGGGTCTGCAAGTCCGACGTCTTCGCTCGCCACTCGCACGAGCCGCCGCGCCAGATAGAGCGCGTCCTCACCGCTCTCGAGCATCCGAGCCAGCCAGTAGATCGACGCGTCAGCGTCGGAGTCGCGGATCGACTTGTGCAGTGCCGAGATTGTGTCGAAATGTGATTCTCCGGCGCGGTCGTAGATCGCAGCCCGTCGCTGGGCGGCATCGAGCACCAACTGCCTGGTGATCGCCATCGCGGGTGGATCGACCGCGACACTGGCCATCTCGAGCGTGTTCAATGCGAAGCGCGCGTCCCCGTTCGCCATGTTCACGAGGGTGTCGAGGGCATCCTCCGCGATCGTCAATCCCTCCTCACCAAGCCCCTGCACCGGATCAGAGAGCGCTCGCCGCACGATCTCGCGGATATCGCTGTCGGTCAGTGACGTAAGCACGACGACACGCGATCGCGAGAGCAATGGCGCGTTCACCTCGAATGAGGGGTTTTCGGTCGTCGCCCCGACCAGGATGACAGTGCCATCCTCAACATAGGGCAAGATCGCATCTTGCTGGGCCTTGTTGAACCGGTGAATCTCGTCAATGAACAGCAGCGTCCGCTGACCGTTCATCCCCAGCCTGTTGGCTGCGTCCCGCACCGCCGCCCGCAAGTCCGCAACTCCGGACGACACTGCCGACACCGCGATGAAGTGCGCGCGTGTCTGAGTGGCGATCAACTGGGCCAGTGTTGTCTTCCCGACGCCGGGAGGCCCCCAAAGGATGATCGACGACAGCCGGTCGCGCTCAATCGCCCGACGAAGCACACTGCCCGGCCCCAGCACTGCCTGTTGGCCGACGAACTCATCCAGCGTCCGCGGGCGCATCCGCGCCGCGAGCGGACCTCGCTGGCGAAGTTGGGCCAACCGGTTCGCCTCAAAGAGATCCATCGTCGAACTCATCGTCCGATTCGCTGGCGAGATCCTCTTCGAGCGACGCGATCCGCTGGTCGAGGTCAGAGAGGCTGTGGACGTCAAGCTCGCTCATGTCCTCGCGAAGCTCCTCCAGCCGGTCAAGCAGCACCATCTTGTCGTAGATCGAATCGTTTCTGCTCATCCTTGGTCCTGTCCTTGACGCTAGCGCGACATCACGACGACGAACACCAGCAGCGCCGCAGTCAAACCGGCGTACTGCGCCGCTGCAACCCCCGTCAACCGACGCATCAGATTCGCCCGAGTCACCAGCGCGTACCCCGTTACAACACTCGCAACCACGGCGCCGGACCACCAGCCCAACGGTGGCCAGTATGTCAATGGCCAGACAACCTCGGCCGCGATCAGCGCTCCAACCAGTGCATACGCCTGGCGACGGACCGGATACGTCGCGACACCGTCATGAATCTGCAGGAGCATCAGCGCCGTAACCACGAAGATCGTCGGCGCCAGAAACAGCAACCGTGCCTGAAATTGCAGCAGCAACGCGACATTGACGAACACAACGACGAGGCTCAGCCCGACGTGGATCAACAGCACCGGCTGATCACCGGTGTCGCCCGAATCGATCACATCACGAATGCTCAGTGCCGCATAGGCGCCGGTCGCGGCCAGCACGGCCGCCATGACGACGATCGGCGCGGTATGGTAGCGACCGACGAGTAGCGCGGACGCCAACACGATCATGGCCGGCAGGATTCCCGCCGTCGCCAATGGCGGGTATGGCGTGTAGCCTCGAATCGGCCGATCGAAAAACCGGTGCGCCTGCCAACCGATCCCGACGACCGCCACCAGTGCGATGAGATAAAACGACCGTGTGCCGTGGCCGATAAGCGGAGTGTCGAGAATCGACGGCTTGGCATGCCGGGCATAGATCCCCAGCGCGAGTGTCACCAACCCTGCCGCGACGGCCATCAAGACAGCCGGAGGCAACGATGCTGCTGTACCAGCCCTCCGCACATCACGCATGATCGAATCCTGCCTCAGCGAGTGCCGAATGAATCTGCTCGGGGCTAATCGCGCCAACGCGAAGGATTCGAATGCTGGCTTCAGACGCATCCACCACAGTCGACGCAGGCGCTTCCCCGGATCGACCACCATCAACCACGAAAGCGATCCGTCCTCCGAGTCGTTCGATCACCGCAGCCGCCGTCCGCGCCTCCGGTTCACCCGAGCGGTTCGCGCTCGTAACCGCCAGCGCGCCGCCGGCCGCGCGGATCACTTCCAGCGCAACGTCGTTGGCCGGCATCCGAAGCCCAACAGTCGGCACTCCACGTGTCACCTCGGCTGGCACGGTATCCGAGGCGGGAAGCACGATGGTCAACGCGCCCGGCCAGAAGGCATGAGCCAACGCAAGCGCGGCCGGCGACGCCCGCTTCGCGAGCCGGGCAAGCTGGCTCATGTCAGAGATAAGGATCGGCAGCGCCTTGTTGCCAGACCTGCCCTTGATGGCGTAGATTCGAGAAAGTGCGTCAGGACGGGCGAGCGAGGCTGCCAGGCCGTATACGGTGTCGGTTGGAATCGCGACGACGCCACCGTGGCGGAGCGCCTCGATCGCCCGGCCGATCTGATCGTCCAGCGGCGCGTCCGGCGCGCTTCCCGATTTGTCGGTTTCCGTGACCACCGATCCCCCTCCTGCGCCGCTCCGACTTGCTACAGTTGCGTCTTGATCTGTCGCGCCAGCTCACGGCCAATGCCCTCGACCGTGGCGATCTGTTCCTCGCTGGCTTCGCGAATGCGCTTCACGCTGCCGAACGCCTGAATCAACGCTTTCTTGCGCTTCGGCCCGACGCCGCGCAAGTCGTCCAGCGCCGAGCGGACAGCCGCGCGCTCTCGCTTCTGGCGATGAAACGACACGGCGAAACGGTGCGCCTCGTCCCGAACTCGTTGCACGAGGTACAGCGCCTGTGAGTCACGATCCAGCACGATCGGCCACGACTGGCCGGGCAGGAAGATCTCTTCATTCTCCTTCGCCAGCCCGACGACCCGCGTCTCGAATCTGACTTCATGCAGCGATTCCAGCGCCGCGTTGAGCTGCCCCTTGCCCCCATCGATGATGACAAGATCCGGTTGTCGCGACCAGGCCTCGGTATCCGGCTCGGTCGCCAGCCGCCTGAACCGCCGGCCGACGACCTCCTTCATCGCCGCGAAGTCGTTCTGCCCGTCGACATTCTTGATCGAGAAGCGCCGGTAGTCACTCTTCTTCGGCTTGCCGTCCTCGAAGACGACCATCGACGCGACCATGTTCGTCCC
Protein-coding sequences here:
- a CDS encoding L-threonylcarbamoyladenylate synthase, encoding MVTETDKSGSAPDAPLDDQIGRAIEALRHGGVVAIPTDTVYGLAASLARPDALSRIYAIKGRSGNKALPILISDMSQLARLAKRASPAALALAHAFWPGALTIVLPASDTVPAEVTRGVPTVGLRMPANDVALEVIRAAGGALAVTSANRSGEPEARTAAAVIERLGGRIAFVVDGGRSGEAPASTVVDASEASIRILRVGAISPEQIHSALAEAGFDHA
- a CDS encoding replication-associated recombination protein A; protein product: MSSTMDLFEANRLAQLRQRGPLAARMRPRTLDEFVGQQAVLGPGSVLRRAIERDRLSSIILWGPPGVGKTTLAQLIATQTRAHFIAVSAVSSGVADLRAAVRDAANRLGMNGQRTLLFIDEIHRFNKAQQDAILPYVEDGTVILVGATTENPSFEVNAPLLSRSRVVVLTSLTDSDIREIVRRALSDPVQGLGEEGLTIAEDALDTLVNMANGDARFALNTLEMASVAVDPPAMAITRQLVLDAAQRRAAIYDRAGESHFDTISALHKSIRDSDADASIYWLARMLESGEDALYLARRLVRVASEDVGLADPQALVLAMAAQQAVHFIGMPEGALALAEVTVYLALAPKSNSLYRAYGAAREDVAGTRNDPVPLHLRNAVTGLMRGLGYGKGYEYAHDLAAGVSAQGHLPENLAGREYYHPTDRGFEARLAQRKASILSLVEERREQER
- the rph gene encoding ribonuclease PH, translating into MSAGRPRVGRDNDELRPVQIQASVARHAEGSASISFGETVIWCTASIEDRVPAFLEGKRQGWVTAEYAMLPRSTTTRISWDRSLNSGRSQEISRLIGRSLRAGVDLRRLGERTITIDCVVQQADGGTRTAAITGGFVALALACRRLVVTRQLQASPITMPIAAVSVGIVGGDIRVDLDYGEDARAAVDCNVVMNAAGELIEIQGSAEGRPFTRAQTDQMLDVAGVAIQKLVGLQRSALDVDGGSTQLA
- a CDS encoding D-alanyl-D-alanine carboxypeptidase, encoding MAQFRRIIAFLVVVMLFAPTATVGQPVAAVSPAESVRPALVADAGLTAAGAIAVDLTTGIELYAHNADVSLPPASTAKIVTAAVVSAILPTDTQVSIQSSDLLDPTVYSTAGLMEGDIVSVHDLLFGLLLPSGGDAALALARAGGLKLDPASADPVGRFVSEMNAFAQSHGMTHSHFSNPVGMDDPVNNYASARDLVRATEAVLGDRLLSRIVASESATLVAGGPNARSWEVHSSNQLIGRDDVFGVKTGTEEVAGQCLVAGFWRGDNRIITVVLGSSDRYADTLQLMSTIDANYHWAAIGQGTSSAGASAALASEGLRFMIRRTVLMTASQFDGLTWELERDTDPATPWLGIVEFTTNGRVVARLPVYSVGGAATVSQIGRAA
- the hisC gene encoding histidinol-phosphate transaminase, which gives rise to MTVPPAQRSHIRPGIRSLSPYEPIESPQDLAKRLGMPLDHIVKLDANENPYGCSLRVQEALAEFDRYNVYPDAQARRTRERVATYAGVSADNIILSNGSDELLDMILLTTLEVGGEVIVPEPTYGLYCARVELFGGHIVQVPRTESFDLDIDAILAAVSDRTSLIVIANPNNPTGNLATTQQIVRLLHTGALVVVDEAYFEFCGKTIMPLTGEFDNLIVLRTFSTWAGLAGLRFGYGVLPQHISEQIWKVRLQHNVNIAALIAAEVSLDDVDYLYTTIERIRAERGRLIRQLRRQDLLAPCPSQANFLLCRVTRGDAHDIHLRLADRGVMIRSYRDPVLSGYLRISVGRPDDTTRLITALKNISTRI